GACCTCCGCGATCAAAGACCACTTCCTTAATGCCATTTTCTATCGCCCTCGCGGCAACGAGTTTGCCAAGTCTCGAGGCCTGTTCGGTCTTACTTTCCTTTTTAACTGTGGAAAAACTCCCGGATTTGCTCGTTACCGTAAGTAAGGTTTTTCCTGCAACGTCATCGATAAGACTGGCTTCTATATGTCTGATCGATCTTCTGACCAGAAGCCTCGGTTTTCCAGCGGCACCGCTCACTCTCTTTCGGATGTGAACATGCCGACGGCGGAGACGCTGCTTCCTGTTCAATTTTGCCATTCCCGGTCTCCTCCTGACTTAAGTTATCGTCTTAGCGGCTTTGCGCTTGACATGTTGATCCGAGTAGCGAAACCCGATAAGGTTGTATGGTTCAACCTTTTTAACCTTATAGAGTTCCGAGCTGAACGCACCAACCAGCTGTTTGTCATTCCCGATTACAGTAAGCGTGAATGAGTTCTGCCCCGGTTTTATCTCCAGTTCCAGGCCAACAGGTATTTCAAAAAGAACTTTATGCGAAAAACCAAGCTGCATTTCCAGCATACGGCCCTTGATTTCAGCCTGGAATCCTTTTCCCTGAACGATGAGTGTTTTACTATGTCCAGTTGAAACACCCTGAATTCTGTTCGCAAGATGAGCTCTGGTTGTGCCGTGAGACATTTTGATCTCTTTCGAATCCTCTTTTGTCGAAACGATCACAACACCATCTTCGGTTTTCACTTTGATTCCCAAAGGAATCTGCAGAGTCATTTCTCCTCTGGGTCCTTTAACAGTGAGAAGTTTTTTCTTCTCAGATAATGTAACCTTGTCAGGCAAAGGAATGGGTAATCTGCCTATTCTCGACATATGGTTCCCCTTTCCACTACCAGACGTGGAGCAGAACTTCGCCGCCCACGTGCTGTCTTCTTGCTTCTGAATCAGTAAGAATTCCCTTTGGTGTTGTTAGAACAGCCATGCCTCGGCCGCCCATTACCTTCTGAATATCCTTTGAACTTTTGTATACCCTGCAACCCGGTTTGGATATTCGTTTGATTCCTACAATCAGAGGTTGATCACTCCGATACGCAAGATAAACCCTCAGCATATCCTGCTTACTATCCTCGATTTTCCTGAATCCCCTGATGAATCCTCCGTTATACAATGTTCTTGCAATTGATATCTTCAAATTGGACGCAGGAATATCAACCATTTTATGTTCAGCCCGGGAAGCATTTCTGATCCGGGTAAGCATATCGGCTATTGGATCTGTCATTGACATTTTCTTTGCCTCCCTACCAGCTGGCTTTACGTACGCCCGGAAGCAGGCCTCTGTTAACCATGTCCCGGAAACAGATTCGACAAATTCCGAATTTTCTCAGGAATCCCCTTGGGCGTCCGCAAATGCAGCACCTGTTGTATTTCCTTACCTTGAATTTGGGGGTCCTCTTCTGTTTTTCTATGAGAGCTTTTCTAGCCAATTTATCACCACCCCCTGTTATCGCCCGGTTCGAATGAAGGGCATGCCAAGAAACTTAAGAAGCTCAAGACCTTCCTCATCCGTCGGAGCGGTTGTTACTATTGTAATATTCATTCCCCTGAATTTATCGATACTGTCTACGTTAATCTCAGGGAATATCGCCTGTTCTTCAATACCGAAATTGTAGTTGCCGCGCCCGTCAAATCCACGCGGAGACAATCCTCTGAAGTCCCTTACCTGTGGAATTGAAAATGTTATCAATCGATCAAGAAACTCCCACATTTTATCTTTCCTGAGAGTAATGAATACTCCTATTGGAGTTCCTTCCCGAAGGCGGAATCCCGCAATTGATTTTTTCGCTTTTGAAACCACCGGCATCTGACCGGTGATTGTGGCGAGCTGCTCAGTGGCATTTTTCAGGTTGTTCGCGTTATCCATGGCTTCTTTTCCAAGACCCATGTTAATAACAACCTTTGAAACACGGGGGATTCGATTAACGTTTTCATACTCGAAACGTTTCATCATTTTATCCTTCAGCTCATCCCGGTATAATTTCTCTAGTCTGGGAAGCTTTCTCATAAGTCACCCCCTAACCGGTGGAAATAGTCTCATTGCAGAGTTTACAGTTCCGCATGAGACGTCCTTCATCATCCCGGGTACGTTTGATTCCCCCTGCTTTACCACAACCAGGACAGATCACCCTGAGATTCGTAACGTGAATAGGCGCTTCCTTCTCAATAATTCCTCCCTGCTGATTGCGGGAGGATGGCCTGGTGTGCCTCTTTATCAGATTCAATCCTTCTACAATCGCCCTGTTCTTCGCATGGAATACTTTCAGTACTTTTCCATCTTTGCCGCGGTCCGCGCCGGAAATAACCAGCACTTTGTCACCCTTTTTAATGTGCATCAGATCACCTCCGGAGCAAGCGAAACTATTTTCATGAAGTGCTCGCGCAGTTCACGGCCCACAGGCCCGAAGATCCTGGTGCCTACCGGTTGGTAAGCTTCATCAAGGATAACAGCAGCGTTGTCACCGAACCGGACAGATGTTCCATCGGCTCGATTAAGTTCCTTTTTTACTCGGACAATCACTGCTCGCCGAACTTCACTTGCCTTTACAGCACCATCGGGAATAGCATCCTTTACAGTTACTACAATCACATCTCCAATTGTAGCGTATCTGCGTTTACTCCCGCCAAGAACTTTTATGCAAAGTACCGTTCGGGCACCGGAATTATCCGCAACCTTCAGTCTGGATTCCTGCTGAATCATCGCTGTTTCCTCCTATCGTGCCCGTTCCACAATATCAAGAATGCGCCAGCGTTTATTCTTCGAGACGGGTCGTGTCTCCGCTATGGTAACGATGTCACCCTTATTACACTGGTTCTCGGTATCGTGGACGAAATACTTTGTTGTGGTTCGGTAGCGCTTCTTGTAGACCCGGTGCGCCTTGAGGGATACAACCTCAATAATCACAGTCTTATCCATGGCGCTGGAAACCACAGTTCCTTTTAGAACTCTTCTGTTTTTTACCCTGGTTTCTGCCATCTTTACAGTCCTTCCCCGGTACTGCGTTCAAGACCCAGATCAAGCTCTCTTATCAGCGTGAGAGTCCTGGCCAGATCTTTGCGAGCTACTCGCGTTCGAAGGGGATTGTCCAGTTGCTGAGTTGTGCTCCGAAATCTCAGGTTGAAAAGCTCCTGTCTCAGTTCCCGGACATGTTCTTCAAGTTCTTCACG
Above is a window of Candidatus Aegiribacteria sp. DNA encoding:
- the rplR gene encoding 50S ribosomal protein L18 is translated as MAKLNRKQRLRRRHVHIRKRVSGAAGKPRLLVRRSIRHIEASLIDDVAGKTLLTVTSKSGSFSTVKKESKTEQASRLGKLVAARAIENGIKEVVFDRGGHPYHGRVKALADNAREAGLRF
- the rplF gene encoding 50S ribosomal protein L6 — encoded protein: MSRIGRLPIPLPDKVTLSEKKKLLTVKGPRGEMTLQIPLGIKVKTEDGVVIVSTKEDSKEIKMSHGTTRAHLANRIQGVSTGHSKTLIVQGKGFQAEIKGRMLEMQLGFSHKVLFEIPVGLELEIKPGQNSFTLTVIGNDKQLVGAFSSELYKVKKVEPYNLIGFRYSDQHVKRKAAKTIT
- the rpsH gene encoding 30S ribosomal protein S8, with protein sequence MSMTDPIADMLTRIRNASRAEHKMVDIPASNLKISIARTLYNGGFIRGFRKIEDSKQDMLRVYLAYRSDQPLIVGIKRISKPGCRVYKSSKDIQKVMGGRGMAVLTTPKGILTDSEARRQHVGGEVLLHVW
- a CDS encoding type Z 30S ribosomal protein S14, which gives rise to MARKALIEKQKRTPKFKVRKYNRCCICGRPRGFLRKFGICRICFRDMVNRGLLPGVRKASW
- the rplE gene encoding 50S ribosomal protein L5 translates to MRKLPRLEKLYRDELKDKMMKRFEYENVNRIPRVSKVVINMGLGKEAMDNANNLKNATEQLATITGQMPVVSKAKKSIAGFRLREGTPIGVFITLRKDKMWEFLDRLITFSIPQVRDFRGLSPRGFDGRGNYNFGIEEQAIFPEINVDSIDKFRGMNITIVTTAPTDEEGLELLKFLGMPFIRTGR
- the rplX gene encoding 50S ribosomal protein L24, which codes for MHIKKGDKVLVISGADRGKDGKVLKVFHAKNRAIVEGLNLIKRHTRPSSRNQQGGIIEKEAPIHVTNLRVICPGCGKAGGIKRTRDDEGRLMRNCKLCNETISTG
- the rplN gene encoding 50S ribosomal protein L14 → MIQQESRLKVADNSGARTVLCIKVLGGSKRRYATIGDVIVVTVKDAIPDGAVKASEVRRAVIVRVKKELNRADGTSVRFGDNAAVILDEAYQPVGTRIFGPVGRELREHFMKIVSLAPEVI
- the rpsQ gene encoding 30S ribosomal protein S17, which produces MAETRVKNRRVLKGTVVSSAMDKTVIIEVVSLKAHRVYKKRYRTTTKYFVHDTENQCNKGDIVTIAETRPVSKNKRWRILDIVERAR
- the rpmC gene encoding 50S ribosomal protein L29 encodes the protein MRTHELRSMSREELEEHVRELRQELFNLRFRSTTQQLDNPLRTRVARKDLARTLTLIRELDLGLERSTGEGL